The sequence below is a genomic window from Macadamia integrifolia cultivar HAES 741 chromosome 1, SCU_Mint_v3, whole genome shotgun sequence.
NNNNNNNNNNNNNNNNNNNNNNNNNNNNNNNNNNNNNNNNNNNNNNNNNNNNNNNNNNNNNNNNNNNNNNNNNNNNNNNNNNNNNNNNNNNNNNNNNNNNNNNNNNNNNNNNNNNNNNNNNNNNNNNNNNNNNNNNNNNNNNNNNNNNNNNNNNNNNNNNNNNNNNNNNNNNNNNNNNNNNNNNNNNNNNNNNNNNNNNNNNNNNNNNNNNNNNNNNNNNNNNNNACCTATTCTAGCATTTTGTAATGCATATGGGTGTGGTCTCACTGATTGGTCCATAGGTCCTACATATGGGACTATTGCCATCTTTGTAATTGGTGCATGGGCTGGGGCATCACAAGGAGGGATTATAGCAGGTCTTGCAGCTTGTGGTGTCTTGATGAACATTGTCTCCACTGCATCTGATCTCACTCAGGACTTCAAGACTGGGTACTTGACCTTGGCTTCACCAAGGTCAATGTTTGTAAGCCAAGTGATTGGGACTGCAATGGGTTGTGTTATCTCTCCATGTGTCTTCTCAATCTTCTATAAGGCTTTTCCTGATATGGGTCTACCTGGGACACGGTACCCTGCCCCTTATGCAACTGTATTTCGTAGCATGGCTATGCTAGGCGTTGAGGGGTTCTCATCTCTTCCAACCAATTGTCTCCAACTTTGTTATGGGTtcttttttatatcaattttcATAAATGGAATCAGAGACAGTGTAGGAAAGAGGTGGGCCAAGTATATACCTTCCCCAATGGCCATGGCTATACCATTCTACATTGGAGCTTACTTCACTATTGACATGTGTATTGGAAGCTTAATATTATTTGTGTGGCAGAAGGTAAATAGGGCCAAAGCAGATTCATTTGGGCCTGCAGTTGCTTCTGGCTTGATCTGTGGTGATGGGATATGGACTTTGCCTAGTTCAATACTTGCTTTGGCTGGGGTGAGTCCACCAATCTGCATGAAGTTTCTGCCACAGGCAACAAATACCAGAGTTGATGCTTTCTTGTCAGGGTCTTAAGCCACAAAACCTCTGTTAATCTGTAAGTGTAATCCAACTGTGTGTTGGATAATAATGgctataaaattttcaagttaTGCATGTAGTGTTAAATGTTAAAAAGTAAAGTTACATTCCAACTTGTGAGGATTCTTCTCAATAGACAAATTATCTTGAAGTCTTCTTGCCATTATTTTTTACTTCCCTTAAAATTTCTGTATGGTCATCAAGTTCTTTGTGGGGAAATCCATGAGTCCCCTAGACTAAAGCCTATATTTTACTAAAACTTTCCTTTAGTATTacctttttcttaatttttctaaaaGAGAAAACTTTCACCTCTCCTTCACCCatgtttttaaaaaatattcaaattaccctttaatggaaaattttcaatattttttttcatttctttgaaattaattcttaattaaatatcgaGATGTAAGTATAAAAGAGCAACCTAGTAAAAGGGGCTCCTGATCTTGCAGGGTTTGGGAGGGAAAAATGTACACAGctgccttaccccctgcttcgcaaaaCAGGCTGTCTCCAAATTATCTATTAGGTCATATTATCCTTTTAAGGTGTATATTCAATTTTAGCATTCACAGGGACACCCTCACCACTAACCCACATGAGCTTGCTCTCTACTTAGAGATCAATCTTTTCATCAACAACCAAATCCCTGAGCTGGAATCCCCTCCTCTCCAAGAATTTTCTAAACCAATCTCATATATTCTTTACTAACTCAGTTACGTAATTGGGCTGCAAAAACAAATTTATATTTGTAGGGAAATCAAGGGACGCATTTTTTTCGCATTGGCACTCTACAAACAGGTTGAGACCCAAAACATTGGGAACCTGTTCATTGAATGAAatattttgttgtattttaaGGTCTGAAAATGCATTTTTAAGATTCAAATTACATTtgatatttttaggttatttagAGACATTCTTCAATAATGGCAGACACTTCTCTTTGTAGAGATCAATGTACCCTTACATAAGGATATGTGTTAAGTGTCTTTTCCTCGTAGAGATGTAAAGAGATTTACCTCTACATCTGGAAGTCTTCTAGAAACACCTATATGTGTGGACAATCTTCTAGAAACACCTATATGTGTGGACAATCTTAGAGACAAATCTCTACATATAAAAAATGTGTCTACATACATGAATACACAAAGGTGTGAAAACAACCATACCAAGGGCtatacttcttttctttttattgtgaGTATTTTTTGTGCATGGAGAACATAACCATTGGTTCTCGGCGTGGCCTAGTTGTTTGAGTGCACATCGACTATTAGATCTTCCAAGGACTTGATTGGGTTAATAATCTAACACCATAGATTATAAAGCATTTTGAATGGATCAATAGGATTATTAATTCTCACTTTAGTACTGGAGTCTCTTACAAAGACAAAAACTAAGATAAAGCAACCTTTGTGacgattttatttttggtaaaacctTTGTGACATTGCTTGATACATAATCAACCATGTATCTTGTGAGTGAATAAAACAAGTAGGCATAGCCATATGAGTTATTATGACATTTGGGACAATAAAATTTTGTTCAAACTAACACCTATTACTACTAATTACCGAATAATTTTTGTTAAAGAAGGTGTTTCCTACCCAATGTCTGAGTCTGTGAGGCCAGGCAAGAGCCAATCCATGCTTCCTATCAATTCAATCAAGAGGAGACAGAGAAGTCATTTGgtaagaggggagagagagagaaagagagaggaggtgCTAGCGGATGCTACAATCTCTGAGAGGATGCATAATCCCTTTTCTTATTTCGAAATTAAGTGATACAAGTAGTCATGtagtttcacaaaaaaaattaaataaaggttAAGAGAATACTACCCGATAGCATATATACACACTAGTGATCACGGCCAATGGGAGGGGGCACCTGAGCATCTTTAGCATGGGCCAGTGGTTCTTTCCGCACCTGCTATGTCTTGGCGTAGGTACGTTCTATCatatagcattctttcttccttaaaTTAAGGGAAAAACAATTCTAAAAGGCAAGGTGGCCCTAGCACTTACACATATGGGACGGAAAAATGACCACCCTGCCCATATGAATCCCATCGTTGTTGATGCTTTCATGTACATTCCATTAGCCCTTATGCTGGTGCTAAGCCACCCTACCTTTTAGGGAAGAGTAATGATGTTACATTACCTAGCAATCCCCACATGCAATCACTCTATGGCatcatttgattttatattttattttctttaatgaaATCGTGGACACTTCtacctaaaaaaagaaaagtggatATCATACAATGGTGTAATGTACTAAAAAACTAAAGGGAAGAACTTCTTGTCTAAAGTAGTGAATTAAGAAGTTGTAGCATTCTATCATGGAGaaattttttctccattgaCCTGGAATGTTCACTAATCCatcttagggttcacaaacccttacaaggttttaatatttttctcccAATATACCTTCCTGATTACCCTATGTGCATCTAAACGTACCTCACCGTGGTTGATGGAAAACTAGATCcttcttttaattatttattatcttATTCCCAAAGTAATTTAATGCAGAAATGTAagaaaaaggttttaaaaaaaaaaatttgtttaatACTACAATTAATAAAGTTTTTACGTGAAATGATACGATTTGTCTTTCAATTGATAAGATTTGTcctcattaaaagaaaaaaaaaagatatcatactaaaagggcaaaaaaaataatgttataATCTTGTTATAACCAACCTtgattacaacaagatttttccaAAACTAAAAGTACCTAATGAAACCACTATTTTAGATATGGAAAAAGGAAGCTTACATAGTATGCATATTCTTACGTATACCCCCTCACATTCCACTCAGAGGCCTCATACCCTCTCTGCTTAATAAATGACAAGTTACACCTTTCCGTACGAGAATTAACCCCTCTCTAATAAATATTGATGGACATAGAACTTTTTTTAAGTGAATATGACCATTAAAAAATGTCatattaaataaagaagaaaaaaatgtcatCAAATGGTGAATGGAAAAGTGACGGCATACACCCAACCCTCccctattaaaaaataaagaagaagaaaaatgtctTGCCGAGTCACCAAGTTTTCATAATGGTGAAGGGAGTCAAAAAACCTGTTTTTTCAACTATGGTTACAATTTTTTAGTTCACCACTTTGATTACATTAGGATTTACTCTTATCTGGTGATATGATTTAACCCCACattgaaaaaattaatatatattaatttatcCGGTGATAGGATTTACTCTTATCCGGAGGTAGGAACATCTCCAACTTTTTAGTTCACCActttgattatatatatatatatatattaatttggAGATGTTCCTACCTCCGCTCCCATTGGCTTGTGTGCTAGTGTGGGAACTGTGGACACAGGTAGCGTTATGTATTCCATGTACATATATATAGAAGAAAGAACCCTACCTGTTAGTGTATGTCTACGCCTAGACACAGCGGGTGCGAAAAGACAACATTGCCCATGCTAAAGATGCTTGCGCGTGCTCTCTCAATGGCTACGCTCGCTGGCGTGTGGGTAACGTTATCttgccctatatatatatacagatactaaaaaggtaagaaaatgATGTTATAATCTTGTTATAACCAACCTTAATTACAACAAGATCTTCCCAAAACTAAAAGTACCTAATGAAACCACTATTTTAAATATGGAAAAAGGAAGTTTACATAGGATGCATATTCTTACGTATACCACTCATAGGCCTCATACTCTCTCTGCTTAATAAATGACAATTTACACCTTTCCGTACGAGAATTAACCGCTCTCTAATAAATATTGATGGATAtagaactctttttttttttaattgaaaatcgATATAGATCTCTTTAATGAGTATAATTTGGGTatattctttttgggttttagaCCATGGGTCTCACAAACAATTTTTGGGTAACTAAAATGGTTCCCACGAACAAATGAACATGTGCAATTGTGCATTCTGATAAAGTAAATGGGTTCTACCTAACACAATTTAGTTGGATGATTTTTTAAagaatatttttaatatattttgtgGACTCCATTTACAAATTTCAG
It includes:
- the LOC122072038 gene encoding probable metal-nicotianamine transporter YSL7; translated protein: MENWDEDIETTTNNESPSDPQLVNREGSKKKKEEEEDELTVEQIFQHKKVPSWRQQLTVRAFVVALVLSILFSFIVMKLNLTTGVIPSLNVSAGLLGFFFVKTWTKLLEKAVWLRQPFTRQENTVIQTCVVASAGISFSGGFGNYIYAMSEVVAKQLSNFNAPQDIMNPQIGWMMGFLFVVSFIGLFSVVPLRKLAFCNAYGCGLTDWSIGPTYGTIAIFVIGAWAGASQGGIIAGLAACGVLMNIVSTASDLTQDFKTGYLTLASPRSMFVSQVIGTAMGCVISPCVFSIFYKAFPDMGLPGTRYPAPYATVFRSMAMLGVEGFSSLPTNCLQLCYGFFFISIFINGIRDSVGKRWAKYIPSPMAMAIPFYIGAYFTIDMCIGSLILFVWQKVNRAKADSFGPAVASGLICGDGIWTLPSSILALAGVSPPICMKFLPQATNTRVDAFLSGS